The window ACCATTGTGTATATGGTTGTTGGACAAGGAACCAAGGAATTTTCCAATTTACAAGCAGGCCAAACCATTGACGTTCTTGGGCCATTAGGTAATGGGTTTAGTCCCGTTGCATGTGAAGAGAGCATTCTTGTGGGTGGAGGTGTTGGCACGCCGCCTTTACTGGAATTAGTAAAACAGCTGCCAGGTACAAAACATGTTTTCTTAGGTTTTCGGACAGGTTCTTATCTTGTTGATGCTTTTAAACAATATGCTCAGGTCTATATCGCAACAGATGACGGGTCTGTTGGTCAACAAGGTACAGTGATTGATCTAATGAATGCTGTAGGTGCTAAGGGACAGCAAGTATATGCTTGCGGACCCAAACCTATGTTAGCCGCCTTAAAGACTTGGACTAATGAGCGAGACATACCTGCACAGCTATCCTTGGAAGAACGGATGGGCTGCGGTATTGGTGCATGTGTTGGTTGTGTGTGCAAGGTAAAAACAGATACGGAATCAGG is drawn from Vallitalea pronyensis and contains these coding sequences:
- a CDS encoding dihydroorotate dehydrogenase electron transfer subunit encodes the protein MCQDNIKSKKTVSIIANEEIAAGVYQMVFREQEIAERTKPGQFVNVYCQADSRILPRPISICQVEPRAGLVTIVYMVVGQGTKEFSNLQAGQTIDVLGPLGNGFSPVACEESILVGGGVGTPPLLELVKQLPGTKHVFLGFRTGSYLVDAFKQYAQVYIATDDGSVGQQGTVIDLMNAVGAKGQQVYACGPKPMLAALKTWTNERDIPAQLSLEERMGCGIGACVGCVCKVKTDTESGFTYKKVCKDGPVFDAKEVIL